GCTCAGCTTTCGGCCATACTGTGCCGATAATAAGCCCCATGCAAACCGGTGACGTCTTCATTGCGCGGCAACCCATCCTCGACCGCAACGACCTCGTTGCCGGCTACGAGATCCTCTTTCGATCCGGCCCCGAGAACCGCTTTGCGGGCGGCGACTCCGACCTGGCATCGAGCCAAGGCCTCGAACGAGCCCTGATGACGTTCGGGTTCGACCAGCTGACCAACGGACGGCCAGCCTTCATCAACCTCTCGCGGCGAGTCCTCCTCACCGAGCTCTACACCCTGCTCCCGGCCGACCGGTCGGTCATCGAACTGCTCGAAACGGTCGAGCCGGACGCCGAGGTCATTGCGGCAGCTGAGCGCCTCAAGCGCAGCGGGTACCGACTGGCCCTCGACGACTTTGTTTATACCCCGAGCGCCGACCCTCTGCTCGCATTGGCCGACATCGTCAAAATCGACTTTCGGAACCCCGAGGCACGATCGCCCGAGGCCATTGCCCTGGCCAGGCGCCACGGCGCGAAACTGCTGGCCGAAAAGGTCGAAACTCGTGAGGAACGGGACACGGCCGCAGATCAGGGCTTCGACTGGTTCCAGGGCTACTACTTCTGCCGGCCAGAGATGCTGCAGAACAAGTCCCAGGCGCCGAGCCGGATCAACTACCTCCGGATGCTGAAGGAGGTAGGCCAGCAGGACATTGAGTTTGAGCGGGTCGAAGCCATTATTCGGGAAGAAGTGGCCTTCTCGGTCCGACTGCTTCGTTATCTCAACTCGGCCGGGTTCGGATGGCGGCATCAGGTTGAAACCATCGATCATGCCCTCCGACTGCTGGGAGTGAAGCAGCTCCGGAAGTGGGTCTCGGCGGTGGCCACCGTCGGCCTTTCGAGCGGGAAGCCGCCCGAGCTGGTCACGACAGCGCTCCTCCGAGCCCGTCTGGCAGAGCTGCTGGCCGGCCCCGTAGGGCTCGACCACTCCGATCTCGACCTCTTCTTTGCCGGGCTCCTGTCGGTCATGGACGCCGTCATGGACCAGCCGCTCGAGCAGTTGGTCAGCTCGCTGTCCCTGTCGCAGCCACTGGCCGCAGCGCTGCTCCGGCGGGAACCGCCGTTTGGCCCCGTGCTCGACCTCGTCGTGGCTCAGGAACGAGGCGAGTGGAGCCGGATGGAGTCGCTGGCCAACCAGTTGGGGGCCGGAACCGCCAACGTTCAGGAAGCCTACCAGACCGCCTCGAACTGGGCGACCGAGATCTCCAAAGCCGCCTGATATCCGGGCCGAAACCGCCCGCCCCCCGAGACCCCGAGTCAGCGCTGCGGCGCCGGCTCGGGGTCTCGCTTTTCAGCTGCATAGCCCCTCCAAGCCACCGCCACCTCTTGACGAGTCCCGGAATCGGTCGGACAATGGCATACGGTTCGCAAATTAGACAGTCAAATTCTACGACGGTGCGAGCGTGCAAAGGTTGTCGCGATTCCACAACATGCGTCTGTTTTTTGAGGGGCAGCGGCGCTCACTGTCTCTCGTCGCAGTCATGATCGGCGGATGCTCCTCATTGGCCCCCTCGGCTCCGGAGCTTCCGGTCGGAGCAATTCGGATGTTGGCAGACGCCGAGTACCAGGCCTGGTTCGACCGCACCAAGGAGTGCAGTGGCATTGGCGGTCAAATCAATGAAATTCAATGGTTTATCGTGCCTGGCGTAGAAACTTTCGAGACCTCTGCAGGCCCCAAGGTCGGCATGTGGGAAAAGACCGGTGGGGTTGCCCGGATCACGATCGCCGGGAACTACGCCCGCCATGAGATGGTTGTCCGACACGAAATGTTGCACCATCTGCTCGATCGCGAGGGGCATCCTGGCGAGTTCTTTGGCGATCGGTGCAAGCTGACCTGGGAAACGTGGGCGGATTCGCACCACGCCGATTGATGCTCGGGTGACACGACCGCTGCTCGAGGGCCACATTTGTGGTAACAGCCCTACAACCCCTCAGGGCGTGACGATCGGCCCCATCCGAACTACTTCGAAATCGTTTCCACGCAGTTGCTTGAGCGTGTTCATCTGGGCGTCGTTCCAGCGGGAGTCGGCAACCCCGCTGACGTACCAGTCGCTGCCGTTGTCGGCCACGATCATACCGTACTTCTTGAGCGCCCGGAGCACGACCTGGGCGTGGGCCGGATAGCCCGAGATGTCAAAGCCCGCCTTGAGGCGAACTCGCATGCCCATCGGAGGGCGGTTGGCGGAGTTGTCGCTGCTGGCCCAGTGACGAGCCGGATGTACGTATGCCCGGCGGGTTCGACTCACGGTAAACCGAAGCGCGTGGGTAATCTCCCCCGCTGCCACTTCGTCGTAGCGCACCAGCCCGGGCAGAATCGGCAGGCCGGCCGCATCCGCTGAAGTCCATCCTGCCGGTCGCAGGGCATTCGAGTTGAGGTCGAAGATCGCCCCCGAGCCCGCCCGCCACGAGCCGTCCGGCTGCGGATACGCAGCGTACAGCTCGTAGAGCCGCCAGTTGTCCCGATCAACCACCAGTACGTGGCGGTCTCCCGTCGATGCGGGGCCGCCTTCAATGGGCGCGTTCGGGGGAATCGGATACGGGCCCGGATCACTCTCACTGTGATATTGAAACGTGACCGGAACCCTGGGCTGGCTGCCGGACACGACGACGTACGGGATCCCGAACGGTCCGCCATTCCAGTTGGCCCCGAAATCGGGATGGAACCGCTTGGTCGGCCCGATCGCAGTGATGATGGCGTCTGAGTTCGGATCCACCTGGGCCGAATCAACCGGCTGGTTCCACGGATTGTCCGCGGGAAAGAGGCGCCGGCCCACCAGGTCCGCATTGGGTCCCAGCCCGACGGCGGGCGGTGGTGGAGGCGGCGGTGGTGGAGGCGGCGGTGGTGGCGGTGGCGACGAAGCCACGACGACGACCCGACTGGTATCCGCGAGGGTTCCATGGCGGAACCAGACGAGATAGACCCCCGGGTTGGATCCGGCCGTAAACCGCCCGCTCGGTGACACCGAGCCTCCAGTCGCCTCGAACGCACCCGTGACACTTACCGCGGTCCCGTCAGAACGGCGCCCGAGCACGGCAAACTGAAGAGCCGCGCCGGGATTCAGATTGACCGAGTCGGGAGAGAGCTCGACAGCCACCAGCAGCGGTCCTGTGGGGTCGGCCCGCACCACGACCACCGCCGTGTCCGCAAAGAGTTGGCCCGCCACGACAACGGAGACCACGATCCGGTCGATGCCGACCGCCGGCCCGGCCTGATACCGACCTGGCGCACCGAAAGACCCTGCCAGAGCAGACCAGGATGCGGTGGCGGTGACGGACAGTGGCCCACTACCCTGGTACTGCAGCCAAGCGCCCAACTCGAATAAGCCGCGCGGCCCGACCGAGATCGAGTCCGGCACGACCCAGAACCGCTCGACAACCGAATCAGGCGGCGGCGGCGGCGGAGGAGGTGGTAGTGGTGGTGGAGGTGGCGGTGGCGGCGGCGGAGGTGGTGGCGGCGGCGACACGGGAACGACGACCTGAATGAACGCGGATGCCGAGAGTCCGGCCCCAGGAACGGTGGCGTCGACCCGGTAGTTCCCGGGGGTCGCCCCAGCCTGATAGAGCCCGCTCGCCGAGATCACCCCACCCTGAGCGACGTAAACGACCTCAGCCTGCGGCACGGTATCGCCTCGGACCCGAACGGCCCTGGTCGTGAAACGCAGGGTGTCGCCCGTTCCGAGTTCCGCCGAGTCGGGTCGAAGCACCAGTGACCGGAACGCAAGCGGGTCCGGGCCAAGACCATCCCGCTCGGGGGAGGTCTGGCAGGCGGCGATGCCAAGAACGCCGACCAACAGCAGCGCCTGCAGAGAGGTCGAGCGGAGCATGGTACAGGCAAATCTAGCAATCCACAGGATTGCCAACAAGTACAAGAATTTGACAATGCAACTTATCAACATCGAGTCGCTATTCTGTAAATAGCCTTTTTGTAATGGTTTAAATAGATACACCTCGGGTCTACCACTCGCTGTTGCTGTTTATTATTCCGACATTGTTGACAAGATTGCTTGCCGAAATTCCACCCCGGAACGGGTGGAAACACTGAGAGAACGGCTGCGCTCCAGCGGCTTGCAATCTCGCTACGCAGCTCCGGCCGGAGTTCGGGCAGCGTCCATCAACTCGTCGGCAACGAGTTGGCGGGTTGCGTAAGCTGCCCTTCATCTCCACTTTTCCGCCCTTCGCTGTTCCGGAGCGGTGGCCGAGAGGCTGAAGGCGGCGGTTTGCTAAACCGTTATAGGGTTGAAAAGCCCTATCGAGGGTTCGAATCCCTCCCGCTCCGTTGTCTGAATCCCAGCTGTTCGCGCGTCGAGCGTGCCGACCGATCGGCCGCTCGACGTTGCGCTTCCGCTCACCTGAATGACCTGACCTGACCACAGCTGCCGGTATGCCTGCCCCTTCCGCCGAGCGACCTCGGCTTCGGTTCGCCCCCTCCCCGACCGGATACCTCCATGTCGGCGGCGCCCGTACCGCGCTGTTCAACTGGCTCTTCGCCCGAAAGACGGGGGGAACCCTGATCCTGCGTGTCGAAGACACAGATCAGGCTCGGAGCACCGAGGCCCACACGCAGGTCATCCTCGACGGGCTTCGGTGGCTCGGTATCGACTGGGACGAAGGACCTTACTTCCAGGGCGCAGAAATCGAACGGCATCAGCGCGACGCTGAGCAAATTCTGGCTACCGGACAGGGATATCGATGCTTCTGCACCCGGGAGGACTTGGAGGCTCAGCGCGCGGCGGCGCCCGGGGGACCCGAGACCTTCAAGTACGATCGGCGCTGCCGCCTACTGGCACCGGAGGAGGTTGCCCGGCGGGTCGACACAGGCATGCCCTTTGTGATTCGTTTCGCCATGCCGGAGGAAGAAATCGCCTGGGATGATGCGGTGCATGGTCGAATTGCCTTTCATGGCCGGGACCTGGACGACATGGTCGTACTCCGAAGCAATCGGACCCCGATCTACAACCTGGCCGTGGTCTCCGACGACATCGCGATGGGGATCACCCACGTGATTCGGGGGGATGACCACATCTCCAACACGCCGAAACAGATCGCGCTCTATCGCGCGCTGGGGAAAGTGCCTCCCGTCTTTGCCCATGTGCCGATGATCCTGGGGCCGGATGGCAAGAAGTTGTCGAAGCGACATGGCGCGACCGCCGTGGGCGACTACCAGGACAAGGGGATCTATCCGACGGCCATGCGGAACTTCCTGGCCCTGCTTGGTTGGTCGCCGGGCGATGATCGGGAGCTGATGAGCGACAGCGAGATGGCCGCGGCCTTCAG
This region of Gemmatimonadales bacterium genomic DNA includes:
- a CDS encoding HDOD domain-containing protein; the encoded protein is MQTGDVFIARQPILDRNDLVAGYEILFRSGPENRFAGGDSDLASSQGLERALMTFGFDQLTNGRPAFINLSRRVLLTELYTLLPADRSVIELLETVEPDAEVIAAAERLKRSGYRLALDDFVYTPSADPLLALADIVKIDFRNPEARSPEAIALARRHGAKLLAEKVETREERDTAADQGFDWFQGYYFCRPEMLQNKSQAPSRINYLRMLKEVGQQDIEFERVEAIIREEVAFSVRLLRYLNSAGFGWRHQVETIDHALRLLGVKQLRKWVSAVATVGLSSGKPPELVTTALLRARLAELLAGPVGLDHSDLDLFFAGLLSVMDAVMDQPLEQLVSSLSLSQPLAAALLRREPPFGPVLDLVVAQERGEWSRMESLANQLGAGTANVQEAYQTASNWATEISKAA
- a CDS encoding glutamate--tRNA ligase is translated as MPAPSAERPRLRFAPSPTGYLHVGGARTALFNWLFARKTGGTLILRVEDTDQARSTEAHTQVILDGLRWLGIDWDEGPYFQGAEIERHQRDAEQILATGQGYRCFCTREDLEAQRAAAPGGPETFKYDRRCRLLAPEEVARRVDTGMPFVIRFAMPEEEIAWDDAVHGRIAFHGRDLDDMVVLRSNRTPIYNLAVVSDDIAMGITHVIRGDDHISNTPKQIALYRALGKVPPVFAHVPMILGPDGKKLSKRHGATAVGDYQDKGIYPTAMRNFLALLGWSPGDDRELMSDSEMAAAFRLEAIQKKPAVFDLTKLEWMNGQYLSSLPASTFEPEVRRFLDDRGIDPGSRNLGPIIDAVKTRARTVVDMAERVAVRLDPSRASLEPRGEALIQKLGPAYPMRLEWALEALTQVPEAEWQADRLLEALTSAASNRGVKLGDVMQPIRVAITGDTVSEPANELLAVVGRAATLASLTRARTARS